The following proteins are co-located in the Bosea sp. AS-1 genome:
- a CDS encoding ATP-binding cassette domain-containing protein, protein MMAPLLHLRDVALTFGGQPLLEAAEIAVSAGERVCLVGRNGSGKSTLLKIAAGLVEPDHAERFVQPGATIRYLPQEPDFSGYATTLAYVEAGLGPGDDAYRAQYLLNELGLTGNENPASMSGGEGRRAALARVLAPEPDILLLDEPTNHLDLPVIEWLEQELKSLRSAMVLISHDRRFLTSLSRATVWLDRGVTRRMEKGFGEFEAWRDEVLAQEELERHKLDRKIAREEDWLRYGVSARRTRNQRRLGELHALREQRRTARSATGNVKLEASEAQTSGKLVIEAVNVSKAYGDNVVVKNLSLRVARGDRIGIVGPNGAGKTTLINLLTGGLEPDSGTVKLGTALEMVTLDQRRESLDPATPLGDALTGGGSDQVMVGGQPRHVVSYMKDFLFQPLQRGTAVGALSGGERGRLMLARALAKPSNLLVLDEPTNDLDLETLDLLQELLADYQGTVLLVSHDRDFLDRVVSAVLISDGDGVWTEFAGGYSDMLAQRGRGVGAKARAVEKAPVSTPRLAPSTAPAASAAKRKLSFNEKHALETLPKKIEALQAEAGKLNAAVAGDLYTRDPKLFAKATARLEEVAREIGEAEERWLELEMLREEIGA, encoded by the coding sequence ATCATGGCCCCCTTGCTGCATCTGCGCGACGTCGCGCTCACTTTTGGCGGACAGCCGCTGCTCGAAGCGGCCGAGATCGCGGTCTCGGCCGGCGAGCGCGTCTGCCTCGTCGGGCGCAACGGTTCGGGCAAGTCGACCCTGCTCAAGATTGCGGCAGGTCTGGTCGAGCCGGATCATGCCGAGCGTTTCGTGCAGCCCGGCGCGACCATTCGCTATCTGCCGCAGGAGCCGGATTTCTCCGGCTACGCCACGACGCTCGCCTATGTCGAGGCAGGGCTCGGACCAGGCGACGATGCCTATCGCGCGCAGTATCTGCTGAACGAACTGGGCCTGACCGGCAACGAAAACCCCGCCTCGATGTCGGGCGGAGAGGGGCGTCGGGCGGCGCTGGCGCGGGTGCTCGCACCGGAGCCGGATATCCTGCTCCTCGACGAGCCGACCAACCATCTCGACCTGCCGGTGATCGAATGGCTTGAGCAGGAGCTGAAGTCGTTGCGCTCGGCCATGGTGCTGATCAGCCACGACCGGCGCTTCCTCACTTCGCTGTCACGGGCCACCGTCTGGCTCGACCGCGGTGTGACACGGCGGATGGAGAAGGGGTTCGGGGAGTTCGAGGCCTGGCGGGACGAGGTGCTCGCCCAGGAGGAACTGGAGCGCCACAAGCTCGACCGCAAGATCGCCCGCGAGGAGGACTGGCTGCGCTACGGCGTCAGCGCGCGGCGCACGCGTAACCAGCGCCGACTCGGCGAGCTGCATGCCCTGCGCGAGCAGCGTCGCACAGCCCGCTCCGCGACCGGTAACGTGAAGCTGGAGGCGAGCGAGGCGCAGACCTCCGGCAAGCTCGTCATCGAGGCCGTGAACGTCTCGAAAGCCTATGGCGACAATGTCGTGGTCAAGAACCTGTCGCTCAGGGTGGCACGTGGCGACCGGATCGGCATCGTCGGGCCGAACGGCGCCGGCAAGACCACGTTGATCAACCTGCTGACCGGCGGACTCGAACCCGATTCCGGCACGGTGAAGCTCGGCACGGCGCTGGAGATGGTGACGCTCGACCAGCGCCGCGAAAGCCTCGATCCGGCGACGCCCTTGGGCGACGCGCTGACCGGCGGCGGCTCGGATCAGGTCATGGTCGGTGGCCAGCCGCGCCATGTCGTCTCCTACATGAAGGACTTCCTGTTCCAGCCGCTGCAGCGCGGCACGGCAGTCGGCGCGCTCTCGGGTGGCGAGCGCGGGCGGCTGATGCTGGCACGCGCGCTGGCGAAGCCTTCGAACCTGCTCGTGCTGGACGAGCCGACCAACGACCTCGACCTCGAAACGCTCGACCTGCTGCAGGAGCTGCTGGCGGATTACCAGGGCACGGTGCTGCTGGTCAGCCATGATCGCGATTTCCTCGACCGGGTCGTCTCGGCGGTGCTGATCTCGGATGGCGACGGTGTCTGGACAGAGTTCGCCGGCGGCTATTCCGACATGCTGGCGCAGCGCGGGCGTGGCGTCGGTGCGAAGGCGAGGGCGGTGGAGAAGGCGCCAGTGTCGACGCCCAGATTGGCTCCGTCGACGGCGCCTGCCGCCTCGGCCGCGAAGCGCAAGCTCTCCTTCAACGAGAAGCATGCGCTCGAAACCCTGCCGAAGAAGATCGAGGCGCTGCAGGCCGAGGCCGGGAAGCTGAATGCAGCCGTCGCGGGCGACCTCTATACGCGCGACCCGAAGCTCTTCGCCAAGGCTACGGCACGGCTGGAAGAGGTCGCGCGCGAGATAGGGGAAGCGGAAGAGCGCTGGCTGGAGCTCGAGATGCTGCGCGAGGAAATCGGGGCGTAG
- a CDS encoding SDR family oxidoreductase: MRLKGKTALVTGAAQGFGFGIAETFVREGARVAVLDINGDKAKEAAKAIGRKAFAVTCDVGKAKSVDKAVEKILAKVGRLDIVVNNAGTTHRNKPMTEVTEEEFDRIFAVNVKSIYLMARATVPHFREHGGGVILNIGSTAGLRPRPGLTWYNGSKGAANLISQSMAVELAPDKIRVNAIAPVAGETPLLATFMGEDTPERRKAFTSTIPWGRFSTPQDIANAALFLCSDEADMVTGSVLAVDGGRCI, from the coding sequence ATGAGACTCAAGGGCAAGACGGCACTGGTGACCGGCGCTGCGCAGGGCTTCGGCTTCGGCATCGCAGAGACCTTCGTGCGCGAGGGGGCGCGCGTCGCAGTGCTCGACATCAACGGTGACAAGGCGAAGGAAGCGGCCAAGGCCATCGGCCGCAAGGCCTTCGCCGTGACCTGCGACGTCGGCAAGGCCAAGAGCGTCGACAAGGCCGTCGAGAAGATCCTCGCCAAGGTCGGGCGGCTCGACATCGTCGTGAACAACGCCGGCACCACTCATCGCAACAAGCCGATGACCGAGGTAACCGAGGAGGAGTTCGATCGGATCTTCGCGGTCAACGTGAAGTCGATCTACCTGATGGCGCGGGCGACGGTGCCGCATTTTCGCGAACATGGCGGCGGCGTCATTCTCAATATCGGCTCGACGGCCGGCCTGCGTCCGCGTCCGGGCCTGACCTGGTACAACGGCTCGAAGGGGGCGGCGAACCTGATCTCGCAGTCGATGGCGGTCGAGCTCGCGCCCGACAAGATCCGCGTCAACGCCATCGCGCCCGTGGCTGGCGAGACGCCGCTGCTCGCCACCTTCATGGGTGAAGACACACCGGAGCGTCGCAAGGCCTTCACCTCGACCATTCCGTGGGGCCGCTTCTCGACGCCTCAGGACATCGCCAATGCAGCCCTCTTCCTCTGCTCGGACGAGGCGGACATGGTGACGGGCAGCGTGCTCGCCGTCGATGGCGGTCGCTGCATCTGA
- a CDS encoding metallophosphoesterase, with amino-acid sequence MFKLAHLSDPHLGPLAGFSLHQLIGKRATGYVNWRRKRRHAHDMDILARIVADIHAQTPDHIACTGDVSHIGLPNEFKTAVAFLDTLGPREAVSFVPGNHDAYARSSLKALAELLAPWSGSDDGASGYPWYQRRGPVALIGVSSAVPTLPLMATGRVGREQTERTGALLDRARDEGLIRVVLIHHPPYVGGARRSRELVDAEAFETMLRRKGADLVLHGHNHTFSLAWRPGPQHDFPIVGVPSASIGPHGHGELGTWHLFRIDGDAKDPRITLEQRGFELDGTVMLRQEIALHAKPV; translated from the coding sequence GTGTTCAAGCTCGCGCACCTGTCCGACCCGCATCTAGGCCCGCTCGCCGGGTTCTCCCTGCATCAGCTCATCGGCAAGCGCGCGACGGGTTACGTCAACTGGCGCCGAAAGCGCCGGCATGCGCATGACATGGACATTCTGGCGCGGATCGTCGCCGATATCCATGCTCAAACACCCGATCACATTGCCTGCACCGGCGACGTCTCGCATATCGGCCTGCCGAACGAATTCAAGACCGCCGTCGCCTTCCTGGATACGCTGGGGCCGCGCGAGGCGGTCAGCTTCGTGCCCGGTAATCACGATGCCTATGCCCGTTCCTCGCTGAAGGCGCTGGCGGAGCTGCTGGCTCCGTGGAGCGGCAGCGACGACGGCGCCAGCGGCTATCCCTGGTACCAGCGACGCGGCCCGGTCGCCCTGATCGGCGTCAGCAGCGCCGTGCCGACCCTGCCCTTGATGGCGACCGGGCGCGTCGGCCGGGAACAGACCGAGCGGACCGGCGCCTTGCTCGACCGGGCGCGCGACGAAGGCCTGATCCGCGTCGTCCTGATCCATCACCCGCCCTATGTCGGCGGGGCGCGGCGCTCCCGCGAACTGGTCGATGCCGAGGCTTTCGAGACGATGCTGAGGCGAAAGGGCGCCGACCTCGTCCTGCACGGCCATAATCACACCTTCTCCCTCGCATGGCGGCCCGGACCGCAGCACGATTTTCCCATCGTCGGCGTCCCCTCCGCCTCGATTGGCCCGCACGGCCATGGCGAACTCGGCACCTGGCATCTCTTCCGCATCGATGGCGACGCGAAGGATCCTCGGATCACCCTGGAACAACGCGGCTTTGAGCTAGACGGTACGGTCATGCTGCGCCAGGAAATCGCCCTGCATGCAAAGCCCGTGTAA
- a CDS encoding argininosuccinate lyase: MTHNLAAACVVLLGVSSAPALAQQAPPRDEFFWLGEINKASAVINKDEGLLDPALAPKLAQGLAKVIEAGNQPGAKRPSTVITFEPLMIKEAGVEVTLLHAGRSSQDMHATYRAAIMRDRLLALAEQLGKTTRTMVELAAAHQGTVVPNYTNGVAAQPNSYGHYLLGLAAGFDRDAQRIREFYTRVDHSPMGTTVLNGTSWPLDRQRMADYLGFSALVDNAYDASQIAAVDLPVEAGSIVTGIGLHTGSFIEDVMTQYAQPRPWILLREGGGTTGGGNTYVSSAMPQKRNPGLLNGTREQASNALALAMGPVFKAHNIPPGMPDAKDAKANSAMIDSATKTLQGLDRILKALVIDPDRALEELNSDWTASQELADVLMRKYKLPFRAGHHFASEVVDYAKLNNIKPTDFPYAQAQAIYRKAAPEMGLPTAELPMSEAEFRATLDPVAIVKNRATSGGPQPAEMERMLREARQRLDEQDSWIKEKRAKIANALARLDTDFTALAKSGN; this comes from the coding sequence ATGACACACAATCTCGCCGCAGCCTGCGTAGTTCTGCTGGGCGTATCCTCAGCCCCTGCCCTCGCCCAGCAGGCTCCACCGCGCGACGAATTCTTCTGGCTCGGCGAGATCAACAAGGCGAGCGCGGTCATCAACAAGGACGAAGGTCTGCTCGACCCGGCGCTGGCACCGAAGCTCGCCCAGGGACTTGCCAAGGTGATCGAAGCCGGCAACCAGCCCGGCGCCAAGCGCCCGTCGACCGTCATCACCTTCGAGCCGCTGATGATCAAGGAAGCCGGCGTCGAGGTCACCCTGCTGCATGCCGGCCGCTCCAGCCAGGACATGCACGCGACCTACCGGGCCGCGATCATGCGCGACCGGCTTTTGGCGCTGGCCGAGCAGCTCGGCAAGACGACGCGCACCATGGTCGAGCTCGCTGCGGCACATCAGGGCACCGTCGTCCCGAACTACACCAACGGCGTCGCGGCTCAGCCCAACAGCTATGGCCATTACCTCCTCGGCCTCGCTGCCGGCTTCGATCGGGACGCCCAGCGCATCCGCGAATTCTACACGCGCGTCGACCACTCGCCGATGGGCACGACCGTCCTCAACGGCACGAGTTGGCCGCTCGATCGCCAGCGCATGGCCGACTATCTCGGCTTCTCCGCCCTCGTCGACAACGCTTACGACGCCTCTCAGATCGCGGCTGTCGACCTGCCCGTCGAAGCAGGTTCCATCGTCACCGGCATCGGACTGCACACCGGCAGCTTCATCGAGGACGTGATGACGCAATACGCGCAGCCCCGTCCCTGGATCCTCCTGCGCGAAGGCGGCGGCACCACCGGCGGCGGCAATACCTATGTCTCCAGCGCCATGCCGCAGAAGCGCAATCCCGGCTTGCTGAACGGCACGCGCGAGCAGGCCTCGAACGCGCTTGCGCTGGCGATGGGCCCGGTCTTCAAGGCCCACAACATCCCGCCCGGCATGCCCGACGCCAAGGATGCGAAGGCCAACAGCGCCATGATCGACAGCGCCACCAAGACTTTGCAAGGCCTCGATCGCATCCTGAAGGCCCTGGTGATCGATCCCGACCGCGCGCTGGAGGAGCTGAACAGCGACTGGACCGCATCGCAGGAGCTGGCCGACGTCCTGATGCGCAAATACAAATTGCCCTTCCGGGCGGGGCACCACTTCGCCTCGGAGGTCGTCGACTACGCCAAGCTCAACAACATCAAGCCGACCGATTTTCCCTATGCGCAGGCGCAAGCGATCTACCGCAAGGCGGCGCCCGAGATGGGCCTCCCCACTGCGGAGCTGCCGATGAGCGAGGCCGAGTTCCGCGCTACGCTCGATCCGGTCGCGATCGTGAAGAACCGCGCCACCTCGGGCGGTCCGCAGCCCGCCGAGATGGAGCGGATGCTGCGCGAGGCCCGTCAGCGCCTCGACGAGCAGGATAGCTGGATCAAGGAGAAGCGCGCGAAGATCGCGAATGCCCTCGCCAGGCTCGATACGGATTTCACCGCGCTCGCCAAGAGCGGGAACTGA
- a CDS encoding N-acetyltransferase yields MTSLPLTIRHELPVDNAAIERLHERAFGPGRFARTAFRLREGVPPDPALSFAAHVGTFLVGSVKVTLVGAGGHPALMLGPLTVDPAFEGRGIGAALMNRSIEAAREAGHDLVMLIGDAPYYARFGFKVIPLGQLVLPGPADPARFLALELVEGVLAKRRGEVISARSMAMR; encoded by the coding sequence ATGACATCCCTGCCCCTGACCATCCGCCACGAGCTTCCCGTGGACAATGCCGCGATCGAGCGGCTGCATGAACGCGCCTTCGGTCCCGGCCGCTTCGCCCGCACGGCCTTTCGCCTCCGCGAAGGGGTGCCGCCCGATCCGGCTTTGTCCTTTGCCGCACATGTCGGCACCTTTCTCGTTGGCTCGGTCAAGGTGACACTGGTCGGCGCTGGCGGCCATCCAGCCCTGATGCTGGGGCCGCTGACGGTCGATCCCGCCTTCGAGGGCAGGGGCATCGGCGCCGCCCTGATGAACCGTTCGATCGAGGCTGCACGCGAGGCCGGGCACGATCTCGTCATGCTGATCGGGGATGCGCCCTACTACGCCCGCTTCGGGTTCAAGGTGATCCCCCTGGGGCAGCTCGTGCTGCCCGGCCCGGCCGATCCGGCGCGCTTCCTGGCGCTCGAGCTGGTCGAGGGCGTGTTGGCCAAGCGGCGCGGCGAGGTGATCTCGGCGCGCTCTATGGCGATGAGATAG
- a CDS encoding DUF4159 domain-containing protein — translation MFGALPLTFSAPLALAALALLPALWLILRVTPPRPRRIDFPPLKIMADLIPKREMPAHTPWWLLAIRMVVAALAILAVAGPIWNPPRDAGPTRGPVLLLVDNGFGAATDWADRISVAESRIAAATREGRTVAVVGLAENPAEISLLDPRTALERLRALTLEPHAPDRAAHLPRIENLLRNSPETEIVWVSDGLAVGDETPFLSRLKISGERRLAIHAGPATQLALAAPENQAGALTVKVLRPNAAAPATGQVRALDLKGLPLGEAPFIFEGSALETSARLTLPIEVRNAVSRLEIAGMRSAGSVALLDESAKRRRVGVVSGTTADTAQPLLSPTYYVSRALQPFAEVREPRQGSNDPIGELLAQNLSVLILADIGTLDRETATKISDFVQRGGVLLRFAGPRLAATADELTPVKLRRGGRTLGGGLSWDTPRKLAAFTRESPFFGLTIGDDVRVTRQILAEPEPNLSRKTWAALEDGTPVVTGERRGDGLIAMFHVTADTTWSNLPLSGLFVEMLRKVVNLAGAGTAAEAQGDEVRVETLSPTRVLDGLGQFRSPPATSQPVARNFAGRATLLHPPGLYGPTEGSFAVNALAPNDKIAALDLASLGAPILPIDEPIARDIRPLLLVLALLLLILDTLATLWLGGRLGLGRARRAAAPAAILLALALVASLAPNPVRAQPAPAPQATQPEKLPPIPRELIANGAMTRLAYVVTGDKAVDDMSKAGLTGLNTVLAARTALEPGDAIGVNVDRDELAFFPVLYWPIVAGRPIPSAETLRKLEAYMKGGGLVIFDTRDAMSARPGGGTTPEGDQLKRMLQTLDIPELEPLPADHVLTKTFYILDGLIGRYDTGTTWVETLPPADNEGHRPARAGDNVSPIVITSNDLAAAWAIDRRGEGLVPLSGSDPRQRELALRGGINLVMYALTGNYKADQVHVPALLERLGQ, via the coding sequence ATGTTCGGCGCCCTGCCCCTCACCTTCTCCGCCCCGCTGGCGCTGGCCGCGCTGGCGCTGCTGCCGGCTCTCTGGCTGATCCTGCGCGTGACGCCGCCGCGCCCGCGCCGGATCGATTTCCCGCCACTGAAGATCATGGCCGATCTGATCCCGAAGCGGGAGATGCCGGCCCATACGCCCTGGTGGTTGCTCGCCATCCGCATGGTCGTTGCGGCGCTCGCCATCCTCGCCGTCGCGGGACCGATCTGGAACCCGCCCCGCGACGCCGGGCCGACCCGCGGGCCCGTGCTGCTCCTCGTCGACAACGGTTTCGGCGCAGCGACCGACTGGGCGGACCGGATCTCCGTCGCCGAGTCCCGCATCGCTGCTGCGACCCGCGAGGGGCGCACCGTCGCCGTGGTCGGACTGGCCGAGAACCCGGCCGAGATCTCGCTTCTCGACCCGCGGACCGCGTTGGAGCGGTTGCGGGCGCTGACGCTCGAGCCGCATGCGCCGGACCGTGCCGCCCATCTGCCGCGCATCGAAAACCTGCTGCGGAATTCTCCGGAAACCGAAATCGTCTGGGTCTCGGACGGGCTCGCCGTCGGCGATGAAACGCCCTTCCTCTCCCGGCTGAAGATCTCCGGCGAACGGCGCCTGGCCATCCATGCCGGGCCCGCGACCCAGCTCGCCCTGGCCGCGCCCGAGAATCAGGCTGGTGCGCTCACCGTGAAGGTCTTGCGCCCGAACGCCGCCGCCCCAGCGACCGGACAGGTTCGCGCGCTCGATCTCAAGGGACTGCCGCTCGGCGAAGCGCCCTTCATCTTCGAAGGCTCGGCCCTGGAGACCAGCGCGCGCCTGACCCTTCCGATCGAGGTGCGCAATGCCGTCTCGCGCCTGGAGATCGCCGGGATGCGCAGTGCCGGGTCCGTCGCACTGCTCGACGAGAGTGCGAAGCGCCGTCGCGTCGGCGTCGTTTCGGGTACCACCGCCGACACCGCCCAGCCGCTGCTCTCGCCGACCTACTACGTCTCGCGCGCGCTCCAGCCTTTCGCCGAGGTCCGCGAGCCGCGCCAGGGCTCCAACGATCCAATCGGCGAATTGCTGGCACAGAACCTTTCCGTGCTGATCCTCGCCGATATCGGCACGCTCGACCGCGAGACCGCGACGAAGATTTCGGATTTCGTGCAACGCGGCGGCGTGCTCTTGCGCTTCGCCGGCCCGCGCCTCGCCGCCACCGCCGACGAGCTCACCCCGGTCAAATTGCGCCGCGGCGGCCGTACACTCGGCGGCGGCCTCTCCTGGGACACGCCGCGCAAGCTCGCCGCCTTCACCCGCGAGAGCCCCTTCTTCGGCCTGACCATCGGCGACGACGTCCGAGTCACCCGCCAGATCCTGGCCGAGCCGGAGCCCAACCTCTCGCGCAAGACCTGGGCGGCGCTGGAGGACGGCACGCCGGTCGTCACCGGCGAGCGCCGCGGCGACGGGCTGATCGCGATGTTCCATGTCACCGCCGACACCACCTGGTCGAACCTGCCGCTCTCCGGCCTCTTCGTCGAGATGCTGCGCAAGGTCGTCAACCTCGCTGGCGCAGGCACGGCTGCCGAGGCGCAAGGCGACGAGGTCAGGGTCGAAACCCTCTCGCCGACCCGCGTGCTCGACGGTCTCGGCCAGTTCCGCAGCCCGCCGGCGACGAGCCAGCCCGTCGCCCGCAACTTCGCGGGCCGCGCGACGCTGCTGCATCCGCCCGGCCTCTACGGTCCCACCGAAGGCTCCTTTGCCGTGAATGCGCTCGCTCCGAATGACAAGATCGCCGCGCTCGACCTCGCCAGCCTCGGAGCACCGATCCTGCCGATCGACGAGCCGATCGCGCGCGACATCCGGCCGCTCCTGCTCGTGCTCGCCTTGCTGCTGCTGATTCTGGACACGCTCGCGACGCTGTGGCTCGGCGGCCGCCTGGGGCTCGGCCGCGCCCGCCGCGCCGCCGCGCCGGCCGCGATACTGCTGGCGCTCGCCCTGGTCGCGAGCCTCGCGCCCAATCCGGTTCGGGCGCAGCCTGCCCCGGCTCCCCAGGCCACGCAGCCCGAAAAACTCCCGCCGATCCCGCGCGAGCTCATCGCCAACGGCGCGATGACCCGGCTCGCCTATGTCGTCACCGGCGACAAGGCCGTCGACGACATGTCTAAGGCCGGGCTCACTGGCCTCAACACCGTGCTCGCCGCCCGCACCGCGCTGGAGCCGGGCGATGCCATCGGCGTCAATGTCGACCGCGACGAACTCGCCTTCTTCCCGGTGCTCTACTGGCCGATCGTCGCCGGCCGTCCCATCCCCTCCGCGGAGACGCTGCGCAAGCTCGAAGCCTATATGAAGGGCGGCGGCCTCGTGATCTTCGACACCCGCGACGCGATGAGCGCCCGGCCCGGCGGCGGCACCACCCCCGAGGGCGACCAGCTCAAGCGCATGCTGCAGACGCTCGACATTCCGGAGCTCGAGCCGCTGCCCGCCGACCACGTGCTGACCAAGACCTTCTATATCCTCGACGGACTCATCGGCCGCTACGACACCGGCACCACCTGGGTCGAGACCCTGCCGCCCGCGGACAATGAAGGACACCGCCCGGCGCGGGCCGGCGACAATGTCTCGCCCATCGTCATCACCTCGAACGACCTCGCCGCAGCCTGGGCGATCGACCGGCGCGGCGAAGGCCTGGTGCCGCTCTCGGGCTCCGATCCACGCCAGCGTGAACTGGCGCTGCGCGGAGGCATCAATCTCGTGATGTATGCGCTGACCGGCAACTACAAGGCCGACCAGGTCCATGTCCCGGCCCTGCTGGAAAGGCTGGGTCAGTAG
- a CDS encoding DUF58 domain-containing protein, which translates to MLRTRVLSQTERQPARPVLTASLDLAARLPRLILEARRVSASVHGIHGRRRAGPGETFWQYRPLVAGESASRIDWRRSARDGHLFVREREWEASHTVWLWIDRSASMGFASSLASASKIDRALVAGFALAETMVEGGERVGHLGLTRPLASRNIIELLAQAIVADRKSAEDDLPPAAPLPRLADAIIVTDGLSPSDSLSKRIATMSSSGARGHVLLIADPIEETFPFTGQAELFDLEDGLSLRVGDAGSWGEEYRQRLAAHREAIREACRKAGWTLTLHRTDRPASEGVLRVASLVAASRGASGF; encoded by the coding sequence ATGTTGCGTACGCGCGTCCTGAGTCAGACCGAGCGGCAGCCGGCGAGGCCCGTCCTCACCGCTTCGCTCGACCTCGCCGCGCGCCTACCTCGTCTCATCCTCGAAGCCCGCCGCGTCTCGGCAAGCGTCCACGGCATCCATGGTCGCCGCCGCGCCGGGCCGGGCGAGACCTTCTGGCAATACCGGCCGCTGGTCGCCGGCGAATCCGCCTCGCGCATCGACTGGCGCCGCTCCGCCCGCGACGGCCATCTCTTCGTGCGCGAGCGCGAATGGGAAGCTTCCCACACCGTCTGGCTCTGGATCGACCGTTCCGCCTCGATGGGCTTCGCCTCCTCTCTCGCTTCGGCCTCCAAGATCGACCGTGCTCTTGTGGCCGGTTTCGCCCTGGCCGAGACGATGGTCGAGGGCGGCGAGCGTGTGGGCCATCTCGGGCTGACGCGGCCGCTCGCCTCGCGCAACATCATCGAATTGCTGGCACAGGCTATCGTCGCCGACCGCAAGAGCGCCGAGGATGACCTGCCGCCCGCCGCGCCGCTGCCACGTCTCGCCGACGCGATCATCGTCACCGACGGCCTCTCCCCGTCCGACTCGCTGTCGAAGCGCATCGCCACCATGTCATCGAGCGGCGCGCGCGGACATGTCCTGCTGATCGCCGACCCGATCGAGGAGACCTTCCCCTTCACCGGTCAGGCCGAGCTCTTCGACCTGGAGGACGGCCTCAGCCTGCGTGTCGGCGACGCAGGCTCCTGGGGCGAGGAGTATCGCCAGCGCCTCGCCGCCCATCGCGAGGCGATCCGCGAAGCCTGCCGCAAGGCCGGCTGGACCTTGACACTCCACCGCACCGACCGTCCCGCCAGCGAAGGCGTGCTGCGCGTTGCCAGCCTCGTCGCCGCCTCGCGCGGCGCTTCGGGCTTCTAG
- a CDS encoding MoxR family ATPase: protein MAAQARASESNTPIDLDSGVVEAAEAALGAIGAARKEIGQVIFGQQKVVDLSLITLLAGGHGLLVGVPGLAKTKLVEAMGTVLGLSARRVQFTPDLMPSDILGSEVLDESSDGKRHFRFIKGPVFAQLLMADEINRASPRTQSALLQAMQEHHVTVAGERYDLPAPFHVLATQNPIEQEGTYPLPEAQLDRFLLEIDVDYPDREAERRILLETTGAAEYKPSQAMTAETLMSIQRLVRRLPVGDAVVDAILDLVRSARPGEGDAAITDKLAWGPGPRASQALTLAARARALVEGRLAPSVDDIAALAAPVLKHRVALTFAARADGETIEGVIGRLVERLG from the coding sequence ATGGCGGCGCAAGCCCGTGCGAGTGAGAGCAACACCCCGATCGACCTCGACAGCGGCGTCGTCGAGGCGGCCGAGGCGGCGCTCGGCGCCATCGGCGCGGCCCGCAAGGAGATCGGCCAGGTCATCTTCGGCCAGCAGAAGGTCGTCGATCTCTCGCTGATCACGCTTCTGGCCGGCGGCCACGGCCTGCTGGTCGGCGTGCCCGGCCTCGCCAAGACCAAGCTCGTCGAGGCGATGGGCACCGTGCTCGGTCTCTCGGCACGACGCGTCCAGTTCACGCCCGACCTGATGCCCTCCGACATCCTCGGCTCGGAGGTTCTCGACGAATCGAGCGACGGCAAGCGCCATTTCCGCTTCATCAAGGGCCCGGTCTTCGCCCAGCTCCTGATGGCGGACGAGATCAACCGCGCCAGCCCCCGCACCCAGTCCGCCCTGCTGCAGGCGATGCAGGAGCACCACGTCACCGTCGCCGGCGAGCGTTACGACCTGCCCGCCCCCTTCCATGTTCTCGCGACCCAGAACCCGATCGAGCAGGAAGGCACCTATCCGCTGCCGGAAGCACAGCTCGACCGCTTCCTGCTCGAGATCGACGTCGATTACCCAGATCGCGAGGCCGAGCGGCGTATCCTGCTCGAAACCACCGGCGCCGCCGAATACAAGCCCTCGCAGGCGATGACGGCCGAGACGTTGATGTCGATCCAGCGGCTCGTGCGCCGCCTGCCGGTCGGCGACGCGGTGGTCGATGCCATTCTCGACCTCGTCCGCTCCGCCCGCCCGGGCGAAGGCGACGCGGCGATCACCGACAAGCTCGCCTGGGGCCCCGGCCCTCGCGCCAGCCAGGCGCTGACGCTCGCCGCCCGTGCCCGAGCGCTGGTCGAAGGCAGGCTCGCCCCTTCGGTCGACGACATCGCCGCACTGGCCGCACCCGTGCTCAAGCACCGCGTCGCGCTGACCTTCGCCGCCCGCGCCGATGGCGAGACCATCGAGGGCGTGATCGGCCGCCTCGTGGAACGGCTGGGATAA
- a CDS encoding DUF1285 domain-containing protein yields the protein MTAPGNAMERLMAALGDKGRGLPPVERWNPPFCGDLDMRIAADGTWFYLGTPIGRSALVKLFSSVLKREGDEHFLVTPVEKVRIQVEDAPFQAVEMQIDGEDDGRTIAFRTQVDDLLCVGPEHALRFERAAKDGLKPYVHVRRGLWARLTRAVTYDLLALGEVREVEGEAMFGIAAAGQFYPALPAREIEGLDIS from the coding sequence ATGACGGCGCCGGGCAATGCGATGGAACGGCTGATGGCAGCGCTGGGCGACAAGGGCCGTGGCCTGCCGCCGGTCGAGCGCTGGAACCCGCCATTCTGCGGCGATCTCGACATGCGCATCGCTGCCGACGGCACCTGGTTCTATCTCGGCACGCCGATCGGTCGGTCGGCGCTGGTCAAGTTGTTCTCGTCTGTGCTCAAGCGCGAGGGCGACGAGCACTTTCTCGTGACCCCGGTCGAAAAAGTGCGAATCCAGGTGGAGGATGCACCTTTCCAGGCCGTGGAGATGCAGATCGACGGCGAAGATGACGGGCGGACGATCGCCTTCAGGACGCAAGTCGACGATCTGCTCTGCGTCGGACCGGAACATGCCCTGCGCTTCGAGCGGGCTGCCAAGGACGGGCTGAAGCCCTATGTGCATGTCCGGCGCGGGCTCTGGGCCCGGCTGACACGGGCCGTGACCTACGACCTGCTGGCGCTGGGTGAGGTGCGCGAGGTGGAGGGCGAGGCCATGTTCGGCATTGCCGCTGCGGGTCAATTCTATCCGGCATTGCCGGCGCGCGAGATCGAGGGCCTCGATATTTCATGA